TATTTTTGACTTTTTCCCCTTCTGCAAACTCAATATAAGAATAGTAACCTTGACTAAAAATTACTGTAAACACCTCATTAGGGCTATATACAAAAGTCTTTATTCTACTATCTACAGAAATAGGTTTATTATTAATAGATGCATTTAAGTTGCCACTTATTAGTAAAGCTAAAACTAACAATATCCTACACATATTCATCATCTACTCTATATGAAATAACTTGAAACCCTAACGGGTTAATATATCTTTGCTGATCATTCATTTCAAGCGATGCATATTTATACGACATCACAACTATCTTATTTTTCCTTGAGGAATTTCCATCTTTTCGTGTAAATTCTATAGAAAATCTCACTTGAAGAGCATCATTACCTAATTTTTGAATTGAACGAATTTTCAACTCACCTTTAGCATCTGAATATAAATTAAAAAGGTCATTCATATTCTGCGATTTTATATAGTTGCTAAATTCACTATATACACTAGGCGAAGAAAACAACCTTACTTTTGTATAATAATTATAATTATAATTATATGGGTCAAAAACCTCCCTTGCTTTTATATACTCTGAAATAAAATAATCGTTCAGCGTTTCATTTGCAGAATATTGTTTTACTGTAACAGGATCAACCAATTGCACTATGCCTGACTTTTTGTCAATTTCTATAACGAATGGCTCAATAGTGCTACTTGTGCTAATTTTAAATATAGCTAATATGCTTATAGAAATTGCAACTAGTAATATTAATGTAAATAAAAGTAAAGTATTTCTCTGAGCAACAACTGTGCTATAGTGACTTGAATTCCAATTTATATCCTTATCCAATGACTCATTACTTTTTTCTTGTTTTAAAAATTTCAGCATCTCAATATTCTTAAAAATCTTAACTTATATTAATTAACATAGCAAGCTAACAAAGTAGTTATAACAAAAAAGCTAATAAACCCTTAATCCATGGCCTAACTTGCCAAATTTTGTTTCCATATATGAATCATTATATTCATTGCGTTCCATAATAAGTGGTATACACTTTGTAACTTCTATACCGTTATTTTTCAACTCTGATAACTTTCTACCATTGTTTGTAAGTAATTGTATTTTGTTAATGTTCAATTTCTTAAGTATTTTAGCTGCAACAGCAAAGCTCCTTTCATCATCTTCAAAACCCAATACTCTATTTGCATCAACAGTATCAAGATTATATTTTCTTTGCATACTGTATGCTCTTAACTTATTAGTTAAACCAATGCCTCTCCCATCTTGCATCAAGTATAATATAATGCCATTCCCAAAGTCGGTCATTATTTGAATCGCTTGATGTAACTGGCTTCTGCAATCACATGATAAGCTGTCTAATAAGTCTCCTGTATAGCATGAAGAATGAATTCTCACTAATGGCTCATTATCTTCATCTGGATTGCCAATGATAATTGCATAATGTTCTCTTCCGCCACTTTTGGTTCTATAAGATATGATATCTACTTCTTGAGTCTGTTTTAAAAATAATGATGTTTTGCACACTTCATACACACTATGATTTTGTTGAAAATCATTCACAAGTAACGTATTTAGTGCAATAATGTCATTTTCTTCACACCAATTTCGCATTTCATGTTTATTCTCAAAAGTCATATCAGCCACTAACGCGTATGGCAATAATTCTGAGAACTTAAGCAAGGCAACAGCATACGCATCTATTGTCTTTGAGCATTGCAACTCTTTTATCCAATCTTCCTTTGAACAGTTTATTAAATGGAGCAGTTCATCAAAATTGCTTATCAACAGACGTTTGCTACTATGTTCTTTACTCTGACATATGTATTTTACCTTACTTGCAGTCAAAGTAACATACACATTACCTGATATAAGCTTATATTGACTAAATAAATTTTTTTCTAAAGTTTCAGCAGCAGCAAGCAATAGATAGTTATTTTCATCATCATATATTAAAATTGGAAGACCACGCCTGACTTCACTGATGGCCCTTTCTACTTTATTTCTACTTTGATTTCCTATAAACATTTCACCTACACCAAACAACTTGGTGCGGTCGAGAAGACTTGAACTTCCAAGGCTTTGTGAGCCACAGCGACCTCAACGCTGCGTGTCTACCAATTCCACCACGACCGCACTTTATTCTAGTTTCTAT
This sequence is a window from Wolbachia endosymbiont (group B) of Protocalliphora azurea. Protein-coding genes within it:
- a CDS encoding virB8 family protein yields the protein MLKFLKQEKSNESLDKDINWNSSHYSTVVAQRNTLLLFTLILLVAISISILAIFKISTSSTIEPFVIEIDKKSGIVQLVDPVTVKQYSANETLNDYFISEYIKAREVFDPYNYNYNYYTKVRLFSSPSVYSEFSNYIKSQNMNDLFNLYSDAKGELKIRSIQKLGNDALQVRFSIEFTRKDGNSSRKNKIVVMSYKYASLEMNDQQRYINPLGFQVISYRVDDEYV
- a CDS encoding GTP cyclohydrolase II, with amino-acid sequence MFIGNQSRNKVERAISEVRRGLPILIYDDENNYLLLAAAETLEKNLFSQYKLISGNVYVTLTASKVKYICQSKEHSSKRLLISNFDELLHLINCSKEDWIKELQCSKTIDAYAVALLKFSELLPYALVADMTFENKHEMRNWCEENDIIALNTLLVNDFQQNHSVYEVCKTSLFLKQTQEVDIISYRTKSGGREHYAIIIGNPDEDNEPLVRIHSSCYTGDLLDSLSCDCRSQLHQAIQIMTDFGNGIILYLMQDGRGIGLTNKLRAYSMQRKYNLDTVDANRVLGFEDDERSFAVAAKILKKLNINKIQLLTNNGRKLSELKNNGIEVTKCIPLIMERNEYNDSYMETKFGKLGHGLRVY